A genomic stretch from Haloferax sp. Atlit-12N includes:
- a CDS encoding sulfatase-like hydrolase/transferase, with protein sequence MNPLQAAKTLLKSPSMGLIALNKRYNSWSIGDENPTGINIFEEDWDNLVILDACRFDALQKMIDLEGSLESKTSKGTSTPQFLRTNFTRERLHDTVYVTANGWIIRLWDELNTELHQINCLVDNDDLGEKGGGISPKRVTDEALETAERYPNKRLVIHYVQPHKPYLGDFGRRKFGHAQKNLQAIMSNRGISDDDLWRAYNENLELVLEYVSELVSELNGRTVITSDHGELLGERTSPIPVKSYGHPTKLYHDSLTRVPWFVCESNSRKDITGSPPEEMAEVDEEELNERLKDLGYAV encoded by the coding sequence ATGAACCCACTTCAAGCTGCCAAAACTTTACTGAAGAGTCCTTCAATGGGGCTAATTGCGCTAAACAAACGTTATAATAGCTGGTCTATTGGTGACGAGAATCCAACTGGGATAAACATATTTGAAGAAGATTGGGATAACCTTGTGATCCTAGATGCCTGCCGTTTCGATGCCCTTCAGAAAATGATTGACTTAGAAGGTTCACTCGAATCTAAAACTTCAAAAGGAACATCGACACCTCAATTTTTGCGGACCAACTTCACGCGGGAAAGACTTCACGATACAGTCTACGTGACTGCAAATGGATGGATCATTAGACTATGGGATGAACTCAACACGGAATTGCACCAAATCAATTGTTTGGTTGACAACGATGATTTGGGTGAAAAAGGAGGCGGAATATCCCCCAAAAGAGTCACAGATGAAGCATTAGAAACCGCTGAAAGATATCCAAATAAGCGGCTTGTGATACACTATGTCCAGCCACACAAACCATACCTCGGGGATTTCGGGCGCAGAAAATTTGGACATGCTCAGAAGAACCTTCAGGCAATTATGTCGAATAGGGGGATCTCCGACGATGACCTTTGGAGAGCATATAACGAGAATTTAGAACTAGTTCTTGAGTATGTCTCCGAATTAGTCTCAGAATTGAATGGTAGAACGGTTATAACTTCCGATCACGGAGAGCTACTCGGCGAACGGACTTCTCCAATCCCTGTGAAAAGTTACGGACACCCAACAAAACTGTACCATGACTCGCTCACGCGTGTACCATGGTTTGTCTGCGAGTCCAACTCAAGGAAGGATATAACAGGAAGTCCGCCAGAGGAAATGGCTGAAGTCGACGAGGAGGAGTTAAATGAGCGATTGAAGGATTTAGGCTACGCTGTCTAG